In Qipengyuania psychrotolerans, one DNA window encodes the following:
- a CDS encoding CpaD family pilus assembly protein, which produces MHTNMKRKLSASLAASLALALGACGSTNMDNRSLYSVKQPVVERSNYTLDVSTNADGLPVSEQQRLAEWFESMDLRYGDRVAIEDATNSTALREDVAALASRYGILLAEGTPVTSGYSEPGQARVVLTRSTASVPGCPDWSHTAERNYDNSTNPNYGCATNSNLAAMVANPEDLIKGQQGTGETIVTTSTKAIRAYRDAEPTGAGGLPEISTTEGVE; this is translated from the coding sequence ATGCACACGAATATGAAACGCAAGCTTTCCGCTTCGCTCGCAGCTTCGCTTGCCCTCGCACTGGGTGCCTGCGGCAGCACGAACATGGACAACCGCTCGCTTTACAGCGTGAAGCAGCCGGTGGTTGAGCGCTCGAACTACACGCTCGACGTCAGTACCAATGCTGATGGCCTGCCCGTATCCGAACAGCAGCGTCTGGCCGAATGGTTTGAAAGCATGGACCTTCGTTATGGCGACCGCGTTGCCATCGAAGACGCCACCAATTCGACTGCACTGCGTGAAGACGTGGCAGCTCTGGCATCTCGGTACGGTATCCTTCTTGCTGAAGGCACGCCGGTCACTTCCGGCTACTCCGAACCTGGCCAGGCACGTGTCGTTCTCACGCGCTCGACCGCTTCGGTCCCGGGTTGCCCCGATTGGTCGCACACGGCCGAGCGGAATTACGACAACTCGACCAATCCCAACTACGGATGCGCTACCAACAGCAATCTCGCTGCGATGGTCGCCAATCCGGAAGACCTGATCAAGGGCCAGCAGGGCACTGGCGAGACCATCGTCACGACCTCGACGAAAGCCATCCGGGCCTATCGGGACGCAGAGCCGACCGGTGCCGGCGGCCTGCCTGAAATCAGCACGACCGAAGGAGTGGAGTAA
- the rnhA gene encoding ribonuclease HI: MKQVELFTDGSCKGNPGPGGWGALLRMGKHEKELSGGDPDTTNNRMEMTAAIKGLNALIEPCQVALYTDSKYLIEGITKWVHGWKKRGWVNASKKPVKNAELWHDLIEASARHTIEWNWVKGHSGHPENERVDALATEAADRAAAGKG; encoded by the coding sequence ATGAAACAAGTTGAATTGTTCACCGATGGATCGTGCAAAGGCAATCCTGGCCCTGGCGGTTGGGGCGCGTTGCTGCGCATGGGAAAGCATGAAAAAGAATTGTCGGGCGGCGATCCCGATACCACAAACAACCGGATGGAAATGACCGCTGCGATCAAGGGCCTTAACGCGCTGATCGAGCCGTGCCAGGTCGCTCTTTATACCGACAGCAAGTATCTGATCGAAGGCATCACGAAGTGGGTCCACGGTTGGAAAAAGCGCGGCTGGGTCAATGCTAGCAAGAAGCCGGTCAAAAACGCGGAACTATGGCACGACCTGATCGAGGCAAGCGCGCGCCACACCATCGAATGGAACTGGGTCAAAGGCCATTCGGGTCACCCGGAAAACGAACGGGTGGATGCCCTCGCCACCGAAGCCGCTGACCGCGCCGCCGCTGGCAAGGGCTAG
- a CDS encoding NAD(P)/FAD-dependent oxidoreductase, producing the protein MTTYDYAIIGAGIAGASLAAELGEAGASVLLLEAEDHPGYHSTGRSAAFWEECYGGPQLVPLTLASGAHLRDNGFLRPRGALYIGRAQDKAALDSFMDRFAGTGATIERIGREPIAARVAGLREKWTDAIWEPACADIDVARLHEHYLARANKAGTTLVCRSAVIQADRTGGAWSLECSNGNTYASCTLVNAAGAWADTIAELVGARPLGIQPLRRTVAQLRTDPAPLPDQPLVLDISGSFYFKPEAGRVWLSPHDEEPSAPCDAAPEELAVAQAIDRFQQVVDCNVVAVERKWAGLRSFAPDRLPVYGMDPQVEGLAWFAGQGGFGIQTSPAAARLAAQLLTGSPRDAVTEGIDAAIYSPGRFA; encoded by the coding sequence GTGACGACCTACGACTACGCCATAATCGGCGCCGGAATTGCCGGTGCGAGCCTCGCTGCCGAGCTCGGAGAAGCGGGAGCAAGCGTCCTGCTGCTCGAGGCGGAAGATCATCCGGGCTATCATTCAACCGGCCGGTCGGCAGCGTTCTGGGAGGAATGTTACGGCGGGCCGCAACTGGTTCCGCTGACGCTGGCATCGGGCGCGCACTTGCGGGACAACGGCTTTCTCCGGCCGCGCGGCGCTCTTTACATAGGCCGGGCGCAAGACAAGGCGGCCCTCGACAGCTTCATGGACCGGTTTGCCGGAACCGGAGCCACGATAGAACGGATCGGCCGCGAACCCATCGCAGCTCGGGTCGCCGGTCTGCGCGAGAAATGGACCGATGCAATCTGGGAACCTGCCTGCGCCGATATCGATGTCGCGAGGCTGCATGAGCACTATCTGGCGCGAGCAAACAAGGCCGGAACCACTCTGGTGTGCAGGTCAGCCGTCATACAGGCCGATCGGACAGGCGGCGCGTGGTCACTCGAATGTTCAAACGGGAACACATACGCCAGTTGCACCTTGGTCAACGCGGCAGGCGCGTGGGCTGACACTATTGCGGAATTGGTCGGTGCTCGTCCGCTCGGAATTCAGCCGCTGCGCCGCACGGTCGCGCAACTGCGGACTGATCCGGCTCCTTTGCCTGACCAGCCGCTGGTACTGGATATTTCGGGAAGCTTCTATTTCAAACCAGAAGCGGGCCGCGTGTGGCTAAGTCCCCATGACGAAGAGCCCAGCGCGCCCTGCGACGCAGCCCCAGAAGAGCTGGCGGTGGCGCAGGCGATCGACCGATTCCAGCAAGTCGTCGATTGCAACGTCGTCGCGGTCGAACGCAAATGGGCAGGGCTCAGAAGTTTCGCGCCTGACCGGCTGCCTGTCTACGGGATGGATCCGCAGGTCGAAGGGCTCGCATGGTTTGCCGGGCAAGGCGGATTCGGCATCCAGACCTCACCCGCGGCTGCGCGGCTTGCAGCGCAATTGCTGACAGGCTCGCCGCGCGATGCGGTGACCGAAGGGATCGATGCCGCCATTTATTCGCCGGGACGCTTCGCCTAG
- a CDS encoding YegP family protein, which yields MSHHFEIYKDKAGEFRVRFKYNSETMFSTEGYSSKASAQNAIDSIKKNGPGAEVVDNS from the coding sequence ATGAGCCATCATTTCGAAATTTATAAGGACAAGGCCGGGGAATTCCGGGTCCGTTTCAAATATAATTCCGAAACCATGTTCTCGACTGAGGGCTACAGCTCCAAGGCGAGCGCGCAGAATGCCATCGATTCAATCAAGAAGAATGGCCCCGGCGCGGAAGTCGTCGACAACTCCTGA
- the thrB gene encoding homoserine kinase: MAVYTFLGAEELAGLIAHYDVGELVSAKGIAEGVSNSNWIVDTAKARFILTMYERRIELGDLPFFLGLLDHLAAKKCPVPATVHDRSGKAYRSHDGKAVALIEFLPGISPAEPTPAQARAVGAALAQIHIAAMDFGRQRENDLAPEDTLAILEKCGADALAKIDPRLPRVIDMGRNITETWPGDLPQSVIHSDLFPDNVLMMGETVSGLIDFYFACNGAMAYDLAVTHAAWCFDRTGKRFGAAIGQALVEGYETVRPLEGSERQALPILAQGACLRFVASRAEDWLDTPADALVTRKDPMDFVRRWDFYVENADKAFA; encoded by the coding sequence TTGGCAGTCTATACCTTCCTTGGCGCCGAAGAACTGGCGGGCCTGATCGCGCATTACGATGTCGGCGAACTGGTTTCTGCCAAGGGCATCGCAGAGGGCGTCTCGAATTCGAACTGGATTGTCGATACTGCCAAGGCCCGCTTCATCCTGACGATGTACGAGCGGCGAATAGAATTGGGCGACCTGCCTTTTTTCCTCGGCCTGCTTGATCACCTCGCAGCGAAAAAGTGTCCTGTGCCGGCAACTGTCCACGATCGTTCAGGGAAAGCCTACCGGAGCCATGACGGCAAGGCAGTTGCCCTGATCGAGTTTCTTCCGGGCATCTCTCCAGCTGAACCTACGCCGGCGCAGGCCCGTGCGGTTGGCGCGGCGCTCGCGCAGATCCACATCGCGGCCATGGATTTCGGCCGCCAGCGCGAAAACGACCTTGCACCGGAAGACACGTTGGCAATCCTCGAGAAATGCGGAGCCGATGCTCTGGCCAAAATCGATCCCCGGCTGCCGCGTGTTATCGATATGGGCCGCAATATCACTGAAACCTGGCCAGGCGATCTGCCCCAATCGGTCATTCATTCAGACCTGTTTCCAGACAATGTCCTGATGATGGGCGAAACGGTATCGGGCCTGATTGATTTCTACTTCGCCTGCAATGGCGCCATGGCTTACGACCTTGCGGTAACCCACGCGGCATGGTGCTTCGATCGGACCGGCAAAAGGTTCGGTGCAGCTATCGGACAGGCGCTTGTCGAGGGGTATGAGACCGTCAGGCCGCTCGAGGGCAGCGAACGGCAAGCGCTGCCGATCCTTGCCCAGGGCGCTTGTCTGCGATTCGTCGCAAGCCGCGCCGAAGATTGGCTCGACACGCCCGCCGATGCGCTGGTTACGCGCAAGGATCCGATGGATTTCGTGCGGCGTTGGGATTTCTATGTCGAGAACGCCGACAAGGCCTTCGCCTGA
- the cpaB gene encoding Flp pilus assembly protein CpaB yields MDRKKLVLLVGALIVAIGTALVARSMFAGASAPEANAAAQVEANGPKVLVAQRALPTGTIITADAIGFQLWPEQLVQDAYFLDGEADLAKLIGTVVRHPITAGEPVTQGSLVSPGDAGFLAAALTPGMRAITVPVDAKSGVAGFVFPGDRVDMVLTQSVQGDNGTSLKASETILRNLRVLATDQSTTQETIDGVTQVKAFRTVTMEVTPVIAEKVAVAQTIGTLSLALRAIADTEGELERALAKGDISIPDDATPEEEERILRNALGRPDDARGTFVTGGDVSRFQRSTMPAQGGGGGARQQAPAPASDGGTTATVARPSGPLVRVTRGKATEAVPVSAQSLR; encoded by the coding sequence ATGGATAGGAAGAAGCTGGTACTGCTGGTTGGTGCGCTGATCGTTGCGATCGGCACTGCGCTTGTTGCCCGCAGCATGTTCGCAGGAGCCTCGGCTCCAGAGGCCAACGCCGCGGCACAGGTCGAAGCCAACGGTCCCAAGGTCCTGGTGGCGCAACGCGCGTTGCCGACCGGTACCATCATCACTGCCGATGCAATCGGTTTCCAGCTTTGGCCGGAACAACTGGTGCAGGACGCATACTTCCTCGATGGCGAGGCGGATCTGGCCAAGCTGATCGGCACTGTTGTCCGTCACCCGATCACAGCAGGCGAGCCGGTTACGCAAGGTTCACTGGTGAGCCCGGGCGATGCAGGATTCCTTGCGGCAGCCCTTACTCCTGGCATGCGTGCCATCACCGTTCCCGTTGATGCGAAAAGCGGCGTTGCCGGCTTCGTATTCCCGGGCGACCGTGTGGACATGGTCCTCACCCAGTCGGTGCAGGGCGATAACGGCACATCGTTGAAGGCGTCGGAAACCATCCTTCGTAACCTTCGCGTGCTGGCAACCGACCAGTCGACCACGCAGGAAACCATCGACGGCGTTACGCAGGTCAAGGCGTTCCGCACGGTCACCATGGAAGTCACTCCCGTGATCGCCGAAAAGGTCGCCGTCGCACAGACGATCGGTACGCTGAGCCTGGCTCTGCGCGCTATCGCTGATACCGAAGGCGAACTCGAGCGTGCTCTTGCCAAGGGCGATATCAGCATCCCCGACGATGCGACGCCCGAAGAAGAAGAACGTATCCTTCGCAATGCCCTGGGACGTCCGGACGATGCTCGCGGCACCTTTGTGACCGGCGGTGATGTCTCGCGCTTCCAGCGCAGCACCATGCCGGCTCAGGGCGGCGGCGGCGGCGCTCGCCAGCAGGCGCCAGCTCCGGCGAGCGACGGCGGCACGACTGCCACGGTCGCCCGGCCCAGCGGTCCGCTGGTTCGTGTAACGCGCGGCAAGGCTACCGAAGCGGTACCCGTTTCCGCACAGTCGCTCCGTTAA
- a CDS encoding pilus assembly protein CpaE, with protein sequence MSASLKTSMPGNRDPFAAYLCDETALDVLRPVVIELGWQPEKCNKGGLRNAIQSLSVSASPNILMVDLSESGDPLNDINALAEVCEPGTVVIAIGQVNDVRLYRDLLASGIHDYLLKPLSASVLRDSLNAAQAVFTAPRGGESDQVKRHISTAVVGTRGGVGASTIATSLAWIYAEQHMPTALLDLDVHFGVGALTLDLEPGRGLTDAIDNPSRIDGLFIERAMIRANDNLAILSAEAPINAPLMTDGSAFLQLQEEFRHAFEMTLVDMPRNMLINFPHLLNDVNVVTLVTEMTLASARDTIRILSWLKTNAAHATPVIVANKVQPGAAEISKADFEASIERAIDITIPSDQKAAANAAKLGKTFVDANASSKASASIKQLSTRIIGLGDEESDEAAEVASGKKSLLGSFDIKSLLAKKDKVEASAE encoded by the coding sequence ATGAGCGCTTCCTTGAAAACGAGCATGCCCGGCAATCGCGATCCGTTCGCAGCATATCTGTGCGACGAGACAGCGCTGGACGTCCTGCGCCCGGTCGTTATCGAGCTCGGCTGGCAGCCTGAAAAATGCAACAAGGGCGGTCTGCGCAATGCGATCCAGTCCCTGTCGGTTTCGGCTAGCCCGAACATCCTGATGGTCGACCTGTCGGAAAGCGGAGATCCGCTCAACGACATCAACGCCCTGGCCGAAGTCTGCGAACCCGGCACGGTCGTTATCGCCATCGGGCAGGTCAATGACGTGCGTCTTTACCGCGACCTCCTTGCGAGCGGCATTCACGATTACCTGCTCAAGCCGCTCTCGGCTTCGGTCCTGCGCGATTCGCTGAATGCGGCGCAGGCAGTGTTCACTGCCCCGCGCGGCGGCGAAAGCGATCAGGTCAAGCGTCACATTTCCACGGCGGTTGTCGGAACACGCGGCGGCGTTGGTGCCTCCACCATCGCGACTTCGCTGGCATGGATCTACGCCGAGCAGCACATGCCGACGGCTCTGCTTGATCTCGACGTGCATTTCGGGGTCGGCGCACTGACACTGGATCTGGAACCGGGCCGCGGCCTGACCGACGCAATCGATAACCCCAGCCGCATCGACGGCCTGTTTATCGAACGCGCCATGATCCGTGCGAATGACAATCTGGCGATCCTGTCGGCAGAAGCACCCATCAACGCGCCCTTGATGACCGACGGTTCGGCATTCCTGCAACTGCAGGAAGAATTCCGTCACGCATTCGAGATGACGCTGGTGGATATGCCGCGCAACATGCTGATCAACTTCCCGCACTTGCTGAACGATGTGAACGTCGTGACGCTGGTAACGGAAATGACGCTGGCTTCGGCACGCGATACGATCCGCATCCTGTCCTGGCTCAAGACCAATGCTGCGCACGCCACTCCGGTGATCGTGGCCAACAAGGTCCAGCCGGGTGCCGCGGAAATCAGCAAGGCCGATTTCGAAGCCTCGATTGAGCGCGCGATCGATATCACGATCCCGTCCGACCAGAAGGCTGCCGCGAACGCTGCGAAACTGGGCAAGACCTTTGTCGATGCCAATGCATCGAGCAAGGCGTCGGCGAGCATCAAGCAGCTTTCGACCCGTATCATCGGGCTTGGAGACGAAGAAAGCGATGAAGCCGCTGAAGTGGCTTCGGGCAAGAAGTCCCTCCTCGGCAGCTTCGACATCAAGTCACTGCTGGCGAAGAAGGACAAGGTCGAGGCATCGGCCGAATAA
- a CDS encoding alpha/beta hydrolase, with product MQSAPIDRRAIPPHAIESKWQAADGHQLRRIDWPGEDGGVRGSILFLPGRGDFYEKYLESLEQWHRDGWRVTAADWRGQAGSGRLGNDDTTGHVEDFADWVADLEHFWTEWVKTTPGPHVLAAHSMGGHIVMRALVDGAVSPDAVFLSAPMLGMSGPPLPLPMLHSVARVMTMVGEPTRPAWKWSEKPGEVPAHRRELLTHDDERYEDELWWREQRPELVMGPGSWGWVERAYASTRVIEADGAMEKVNVPVLIISTTNDKLVSHPAVRKAAQRLPKGELAEFGDESHHEILREVPAVRDKAMAAIREFLDRVVPAQK from the coding sequence ATGCAGAGCGCGCCGATCGACCGGCGGGCCATTCCGCCCCACGCCATCGAGAGCAAATGGCAGGCAGCGGATGGTCACCAGCTGCGCCGGATCGACTGGCCCGGCGAAGATGGCGGCGTACGTGGGTCGATCCTGTTCCTGCCGGGACGCGGCGATTTCTACGAAAAGTATCTGGAAAGCCTGGAGCAATGGCACCGTGACGGCTGGCGTGTCACCGCGGCAGACTGGCGCGGGCAGGCAGGCTCGGGGCGTTTGGGTAATGACGACACCACCGGCCACGTAGAAGACTTCGCCGACTGGGTAGCCGACCTTGAACACTTCTGGACCGAGTGGGTGAAGACCACGCCCGGTCCCCATGTCCTGGCTGCCCACTCCATGGGCGGTCACATCGTGATGCGCGCCCTCGTCGACGGAGCAGTATCGCCAGATGCCGTATTTCTCTCCGCTCCGATGCTCGGAATGAGCGGGCCGCCACTGCCGCTTCCGATGCTGCACAGCGTCGCGCGGGTGATGACCATGGTCGGCGAACCTACCCGCCCCGCCTGGAAGTGGAGCGAGAAGCCCGGTGAGGTTCCTGCCCATCGCCGCGAGCTCCTCACCCATGATGATGAACGTTACGAAGATGAACTGTGGTGGCGAGAGCAGCGCCCCGAGCTCGTCATGGGGCCCGGAAGCTGGGGCTGGGTGGAGCGGGCCTATGCCTCAACCCGGGTGATCGAAGCCGATGGCGCGATGGAAAAGGTCAATGTGCCGGTCCTCATCATTTCAACGACCAACGATAAACTGGTGAGCCATCCCGCGGTCAGGAAGGCCGCACAACGTCTGCCCAAAGGCGAGCTCGCAGAATTTGGCGACGAATCGCATCATGAGATACTGCGCGAAGTGCCGGCAGTCCGCGACAAGGCAATGGCTGCGATCAGGGAATTTCTCGACCGGGTGGTACCCGCGCAAAAGTGA
- a CDS encoding A24 family peptidase — protein sequence MHDQFFNYVLLAGLAIGLLWAAFTDLRTRTIGNKLNLVIAAGAPLFWWETGLSLWPGVAIQIGLAAATFAICCLFFAVRQMGGGDVKLLTALALWFPPTNFALLVIIMAMAGWVLTLAMGMWGVAHSRVVGRKPIRDTFLLGACTLVALNFASAVLGGPKLALPDALIEPIATNGAVSLLVAMVPVAILAFVTLASIRIIRRHDQQPRIPYGLAIAIAGLWVAGGGFITEFSQAGFG from the coding sequence ATGCACGACCAGTTTTTCAATTACGTTCTGCTTGCCGGATTGGCAATCGGTCTGCTGTGGGCGGCTTTCACCGACCTCAGGACCCGGACAATCGGCAACAAGCTGAACCTGGTCATTGCGGCCGGAGCGCCGCTGTTCTGGTGGGAGACCGGTTTGTCGCTCTGGCCGGGCGTTGCCATCCAGATCGGTCTGGCAGCCGCAACATTTGCGATCTGCTGCCTCTTCTTTGCCGTGCGCCAGATGGGCGGGGGCGACGTCAAACTCCTGACTGCCCTGGCTCTGTGGTTCCCGCCGACGAACTTTGCACTCCTCGTGATCATCATGGCGATGGCTGGCTGGGTGCTCACGCTTGCCATGGGCATGTGGGGCGTTGCGCATTCACGCGTCGTCGGCCGCAAGCCCATTCGCGATACCTTCCTGCTTGGGGCGTGCACCCTTGTCGCACTCAATTTCGCCAGTGCCGTTCTGGGCGGTCCCAAGCTGGCCCTGCCCGATGCATTGATCGAGCCCATAGCCACGAACGGCGCGGTTTCCCTGCTGGTCGCAATGGTGCCGGTCGCGATCCTCGCTTTCGTCACGCTGGCGTCGATCCGAATCATTCGCCGTCACGATCAGCAGCCGCGGATTCCATATGGTCTGGCAATCGCCATCGCCGGACTGTGGGTGGCCGGCGGCGGCTTCATCACAGAATTTTCACAGGCCGGATTCGGCTGA
- the ispH gene encoding 4-hydroxy-3-methylbut-2-enyl diphosphate reductase, with protein sequence MNAPFPSTASGNDPRLPLQLLIAAPRGFCAGVDRAIEIVERALEKYGAPVYVRHEIVHNRYVVDSLKAKGAIFVEDLDEVPDDAHVVFSAHGVPKSVPAEAERRKLLYVDATCPLVSKVHRQAERQIEKGQHILFIGHEGHPEVIGTMGQVPEGQITLVETIEDVAKLPFGQDEDLSFLTQTTLSVDDTREIVEALQERYPQIVAPKAEDICYATSNRQASVKEIAGGCDLVLVIGAPNSSNSLRLVEVAQRMGTDARLIQRASEIEPEWLEGVGTLGLTAGASAPEKLVREVVDRLSDWRAVSEEIITTTEEKMIFKLPRQLTD encoded by the coding sequence ATGAACGCCCCATTTCCATCCACCGCTTCGGGGAATGATCCCCGACTCCCGCTCCAACTGCTGATCGCGGCACCGCGCGGCTTCTGCGCAGGCGTGGACCGAGCGATCGAAATCGTCGAGCGTGCGCTCGAAAAATATGGCGCGCCCGTCTATGTACGGCACGAAATCGTGCACAACAGGTACGTTGTAGACTCGCTGAAAGCTAAAGGCGCGATCTTCGTCGAGGACCTGGACGAAGTGCCAGACGATGCGCATGTCGTTTTTTCCGCGCACGGTGTGCCGAAATCGGTCCCGGCAGAAGCGGAGCGCCGCAAGCTTCTGTATGTCGATGCAACCTGCCCGCTCGTGAGCAAGGTCCACCGGCAGGCTGAACGCCAGATCGAAAAGGGCCAGCATATCCTTTTCATCGGCCACGAAGGACATCCCGAAGTTATCGGGACGATGGGCCAAGTGCCCGAAGGCCAGATCACGCTCGTCGAAACAATCGAAGACGTTGCGAAATTGCCGTTCGGCCAAGACGAAGATCTCTCGTTCCTCACGCAAACCACTCTGTCCGTGGATGACACGCGCGAAATCGTCGAAGCCTTGCAGGAACGCTATCCGCAGATCGTCGCACCGAAAGCAGAAGATATTTGCTATGCGACCAGCAATCGTCAGGCCTCGGTGAAAGAGATTGCTGGCGGCTGCGACCTGGTGCTGGTGATCGGAGCGCCGAATTCATCGAACTCGCTGCGTCTCGTCGAAGTTGCCCAGCGGATGGGAACAGATGCACGGCTGATCCAGCGCGCGAGCGAGATCGAACCGGAATGGCTCGAAGGTGTCGGCACACTTGGTCTGACCGCCGGCGCATCGGCCCCGGAAAAGCTGGTCCGCGAGGTGGTTGACCGCCTGTCCGACTGGCGCGCTGTCAGCGAAGAGATCATCACCACCACCGAGGAAAAGATGATCTTCAAACTGCCGCGTCAGCTCACCGACTGA
- a CDS encoding type II and III secretion system protein family protein, translating into MKRRLSTKLLLAGLALAPLAASPTTTATAQSVVSPSQDIVLSIGRGELINVPGTMADVFISNENVADVQVKSQRQLYLFGKSGGETTVYASNARGDIIWSANVRVGSNIDSVDQMLALAMPQAQINVATMGTNTVLLTGTVAAPEDAAEAQALVEAFVGDETNVISRLRMATPLQVNLQVRIAEVSRSVVRTIGANLASIDATNGFRVGVGTGFDQGIPQYGANSPGGFGVGFDTGGSGTSVVPMADAGTRLGFTGNLLGLDILSALDLAETQGLVTTLSQPNLTALSGETAEFLAGGEFPIPLSQGLGTTTIEYKNYGVSLAYTPTVLSNGRISIRVRPEVSELSSQGAITIEGFRVPGLITRRAETTVELGSGQSFMIAGLLSNSSQNQIEKAPGLGDIPVLGNLFRSTDYRKGETELVIVVTPYLVKPVNANDIRLPTDGYLKPTELQRTLGFSEADGQSGGLGRPVPTVRNSGNTAPQISYQGSDKNEQVAMPNEARRDEKTAAAKPGFSFE; encoded by the coding sequence ATGAAACGTCGTCTCTCCACAAAACTGCTGCTTGCCGGCCTGGCGCTTGCGCCTCTGGCAGCATCCCCGACGACCACGGCTACGGCCCAGTCGGTCGTCAGCCCTAGCCAGGACATCGTCCTTTCGATTGGCCGCGGCGAGCTTATCAACGTGCCCGGCACCATGGCCGACGTGTTCATCTCGAACGAAAACGTCGCCGATGTGCAGGTGAAATCGCAGCGCCAGCTGTACCTGTTCGGCAAATCAGGCGGTGAAACCACCGTTTATGCCAGTAACGCTCGCGGTGACATCATCTGGTCGGCCAATGTTCGCGTAGGCTCGAACATCGACAGCGTCGATCAGATGCTGGCTCTCGCGATGCCGCAGGCGCAGATCAACGTCGCCACGATGGGCACCAACACGGTGCTTCTGACCGGCACGGTTGCTGCTCCTGAAGACGCTGCGGAGGCACAAGCCCTCGTAGAAGCCTTCGTGGGCGACGAGACGAACGTCATCAGCCGCCTGCGCATGGCTACGCCGCTGCAGGTCAACCTTCAGGTCCGCATCGCAGAGGTCAGCCGTTCGGTTGTCCGTACTATCGGTGCGAACCTCGCCTCGATCGATGCGACCAACGGGTTCCGCGTCGGTGTCGGCACCGGGTTCGATCAAGGCATCCCGCAATACGGAGCCAACAGCCCCGGCGGTTTCGGTGTCGGTTTCGACACTGGAGGTTCCGGAACTTCTGTCGTTCCGATGGCAGATGCGGGCACGCGGCTCGGATTTACCGGCAACTTGCTTGGTCTGGACATCCTCTCGGCGCTCGATCTTGCGGAAACGCAGGGCCTGGTGACAACGTTGTCGCAGCCAAACCTGACCGCACTTTCGGGTGAAACTGCCGAGTTTCTCGCTGGCGGCGAATTTCCGATCCCGCTCAGCCAGGGCCTCGGAACTACGACGATCGAATACAAGAACTACGGCGTAAGCCTTGCTTACACCCCCACGGTTCTCTCGAACGGCCGTATTTCGATCCGCGTGCGGCCCGAAGTTTCGGAGCTCTCTTCCCAGGGCGCCATCACGATCGAAGGGTTCCGCGTTCCCGGCCTGATTACACGCCGTGCCGAAACCACCGTCGAACTGGGTTCTGGCCAGAGCTTCATGATCGCTGGCCTGCTGTCGAATTCTTCGCAGAACCAGATCGAGAAGGCTCCTGGCCTCGGTGATATCCCGGTCTTGGGCAACCTGTTCCGATCGACCGATTATCGTAAGGGCGAAACCGAGCTCGTGATCGTGGTCACGCCCTATCTGGTCAAGCCGGTCAACGCGAACGACATCCGTCTTCCGACCGATGGCTACCTGAAACCGACCGAACTCCAGCGCACGCTTGGTTTCTCGGAAGCTGATGGCCAATCAGGTGGTCTTGGCCGCCCGGTCCCGACCGTCCGCAACTCCGGCAACACTGCGCCGCAGATCTCGTACCAGGGATCGGACAAGAACGAACAAGTGGCCATGCCTAACGAGGCTCGCCGCGATGAGAAGACTGCGGCTGCCAAGCCCGGCTTCAGCTTCGAATAA